From Streptomyces sp. SCSIO 75703:
GGTCCCGCCCGCGCGCGTGCCGTGCTGCGCGAACTCCAGCGCCTGGAACTGGAGCGGCAGGAGAGCGACGTCGAGCTGGGCTCGGCCCGCGCCGAGCACGCCAAGGCGCTGGACCGCCTGCCCGGAGCCCCCGTTCTCGTGGTCACCACCCGGTACCGGGCCGACGGCCGGACCACCGCGCTCTCCGTCGCCACCTACCGCGCGGACACCTGCCGGCTGACCTTCGGCGACCTCGGCGACGTGGAGATCCACCACCAGGCGGCCCACCCGCGGGCGTCCTGACCCCTCGGCACCCTCCCGGTGCCCCCGCGGCGCCCCCGTCCGGAGTCCCAGGCGGTGGTCAGCGGCGTGCGGTGACGCCCTCCACCGCGAACAGTTGCCCCTCCACGTGATCGAGGGCCAGTCGCAGCGCCCCGGTGGCCACCGCGGCCTCGCCGAGCAGCGACAGAGTCACCTTCGGCGGACGCAGACAGTAGCGGGCCAGCTCGCGGCGCAGCGGCTCCAGCACACCGTCCAGCCCGGCCGCCCAGCCGCCGATGACGACCAGTTCCGGATCGAGGGCCAGCACCAGCGCCGCCACGTCGTGCACCAGCCGCTGGATGAAGCGGTCGACGGCGGCACGGGCCCGCAGGTCGCCCTCCCGGGCCTGCCGGAACACCACCGCCACGGCCTGCTCGTCCAGCGGGTCCAGCGGCTGGTCGGTCGTGGACAGCAGCGTCTCGGGCGTCACGCCCCGGCCCAGCAGGTGCAGCGCGCCGATCTCGCCGGCCGCCCCGCCGAAGCCCCGGTGCAGCCGCCCGCCGATCAGCGCGCCGGCCCCGGGGCTGAGCCCCGCCAGGACGAACACCATGTCGTCGCACTCGGTGGCCGAGCCCTTCCAGTGCTCGGCCACCGCCGCCGCGTTCGCGTCGTTCTCCACCAGCACCGGGCACTTGAAGGAACGCCCCAGCCGTTCGCCGAGGCGCAGCCCCGTCCACTCGGGCAGGGCGGTGCTCAGCCGCACGGTGCCGTCCGCCTCGACGATGCCGGGCGTCGCCGCCCCCACGGCGCGCAGCGAACCGCGCGCCACACCGGCCCGGCGCAGCAGTTCGGCGATGGCGGCGCGCAGCCGCTCCAGCCGTTCGTCGGCGGAGGCGGTCTCGTCGACCTCCTTGGCCTGGGCGCCGATCACCCGCCCGTCGAGGCCGGACAGGAGCGCGGCGACCCGGTGCGGGCCGATCTCCAGGCCCAGCAGGTGCCCCGCCTCGGCCCGGAACCGGAACCTGCGCGCGGGACGTCCCTGCCGGCGGGCCGCGCCCTCGTCGGCCGCCTTCTCGACGACGAGGCCGGCCGCGATGAGCCCTTCGACCACGCCCTCGACGGTGGGCCGGGACAGCCCCGTCACCCGGGTGATCTCGGTCAGTGTCGCGCAGTCCGTGGCACGCAGCGCGTGCAGCACCACCGCGGAGTTGATCCTCCGCAGCAGCGAGGGGTCGCCACCGGTCAGCCCGCCCACTGTCCGTCCTCCCAGTTGGAGCGCGTGTTGGCCGGATCGTACTCGTCCGGCGGCACCCCGGCGAGCGCCGGTCCGCTCCCCGGCCCCGCCGCCCCTCCAGGACCGGGCCGGTGGGCGACGATCACGGCCCGGGGGCGGCGCATTGCCCAACGTGGCCTGAAACGGGCCCATATGGGCCGTGCCTACCGCTCCGCGGGGCGCCGGCCGGGCTGACGCGACGCCAATTGTCGGTGGCGGCCGGTTTACTGGACGGCATGGACATCGCGCAGCGTCTCGCCGCCCTCGACGAGCTGTGCTTCCGGCCTCTGCCGGCGGAGCACGGCGGCCCGCCGGGCTCCGGGTACCACGTGGTCGTACTGGAGAGCACCCGGGGGCTGCGCGGCGGCGGCCCGTCCGGGCGCGCGGTGACGCGGGAGCAGTACGCGGCGTACCGCGACGCCCTCCACGAACGGCTCGCCGTCCGCTGGGGCCCCTCGGACCCGTGGAACCTGGACACGGTCCTGCTGCGCACCGCGGACGAGGAGATACCCGAGCCGTGGGCGGGTCTCGCCCGCCGCGCCCGGATGGCCTACCTCTGGGAGGCGGCGGACACCGGGCGCTGGATCGCGCTGGCCGTCGCCGACCGCGACGACGGCGACGAGATACGCCTCCTGGCCCTCGCCACCCCGACGGCCCCGCCCTGAAGAGCCGGCCCGCGGCCGGGGGCGCCGGCGCGGCCGGGGACGCGGCACTGCCTCGGGCGCCACGGACCGGGGAGGGCACCCCGGCCGGGGCCCGTGCGGACCCCGCACCGGCCCCCACCACACCGGCCCCCACCACACCGGCCCCGGAACGCGCCGGCCGCCCTGCGCTCGGACCACGCGGGCCGAGCGGGGGCGGCCGGCGACCGGTCCGGCGGGAGAACGGGCGTCAGAGGATGGCGCCGGGCGTGTACCCCGCGGCCTCCGGACGCTGCTTGACGATCTCCTCGATGCGGGCGACGACCTCCGCCACCTGGCCGGACGCCGCACCCGTGAAGGACAG
This genomic window contains:
- a CDS encoding ROK family transcriptional regulator, whose translation is MGGLTGGDPSLLRRINSAVVLHALRATDCATLTEITRVTGLSRPTVEGVVEGLIAAGLVVEKAADEGAARRQGRPARRFRFRAEAGHLLGLEIGPHRVAALLSGLDGRVIGAQAKEVDETASADERLERLRAAIAELLRRAGVARGSLRAVGAATPGIVEADGTVRLSTALPEWTGLRLGERLGRSFKCPVLVENDANAAAVAEHWKGSATECDDMVFVLAGLSPGAGALIGGRLHRGFGGAAGEIGALHLLGRGVTPETLLSTTDQPLDPLDEQAVAVVFRQAREGDLRARAAVDRFIQRLVHDVAALVLALDPELVVIGGWAAGLDGVLEPLRRELARYCLRPPKVTLSLLGEAAVATGALRLALDHVEGQLFAVEGVTARR